In one Micromonospora polyrhachis genomic region, the following are encoded:
- a CDS encoding ABC transporter substrate-binding protein: protein MSVTRRGVRGIAVVALATSMALGTAACSKDSGGGDSADGKVTVVLQYFGSPGFDQAVADFQAKNPGIKVDAQNMGQLKDFQPKLVQWLATGKGAGDVVMLEEGPLQGYLQDHKNFANLLDLGAAELESSFLPYKWANGFTADKKKLVGLGTDIGGLAMCYRSDLFAKAGLPTNRDEVSKLWPTWEAYAAKGAEFKAKNTGAAWIDSATSIMQPYIMQNSDTWFYDTSNKFIGDTNPVVRKAWEYGLKLGTDGLTSKLTRWQPDWDASFKKSAFATLPCPAWMTGVIAERAGDEAKGKWDVAAIPGGSGNWGGSYLAIPEQSTKKKQAFELLKYLTGKEGSLANFKEKGNMPSNVPALDDPQFKDSTNVYFSNAPTGTIFGTSVKQLKPIYLGPKHQQLWENIFEPQMQAAEQGRSPADAAWQKAVEEGRKLAEG from the coding sequence ATGAGCGTTACCAGGCGCGGCGTGCGCGGTATCGCCGTGGTCGCTCTTGCCACGAGCATGGCTCTCGGCACCGCGGCGTGCAGCAAGGACAGCGGGGGCGGTGACAGCGCGGACGGCAAGGTGACGGTGGTCCTGCAGTACTTCGGCTCGCCCGGCTTCGACCAGGCGGTCGCCGACTTCCAGGCCAAGAACCCCGGCATCAAGGTCGACGCCCAGAACATGGGCCAGCTCAAGGACTTCCAGCCCAAGCTCGTCCAGTGGCTGGCCACCGGCAAGGGCGCGGGCGACGTGGTGATGCTGGAGGAGGGGCCGCTGCAGGGCTACCTCCAGGACCACAAGAACTTCGCCAACCTGCTCGACCTCGGTGCCGCCGAGCTGGAGAGCAGCTTCCTGCCGTACAAGTGGGCCAACGGGTTCACCGCCGACAAGAAGAAGCTCGTCGGGCTGGGCACCGACATCGGGGGACTGGCCATGTGCTACCGCTCCGACCTGTTCGCCAAGGCCGGGCTCCCCACCAACCGGGACGAGGTCAGCAAGCTCTGGCCGACCTGGGAGGCGTACGCGGCCAAGGGCGCGGAGTTCAAGGCCAAGAACACCGGCGCGGCCTGGATCGACAGCGCGACCAGCATCATGCAGCCGTACATCATGCAGAACTCCGACACCTGGTTCTACGACACCAGCAACAAGTTCATCGGTGACACCAACCCGGTGGTCCGGAAGGCCTGGGAGTACGGACTCAAGCTCGGCACCGACGGCCTGACCAGCAAGCTCACCCGCTGGCAGCCGGACTGGGACGCGTCGTTCAAGAAGAGCGCCTTCGCCACCCTGCCCTGCCCGGCCTGGATGACCGGCGTCATCGCCGAGCGGGCCGGTGACGAGGCCAAGGGCAAGTGGGACGTGGCCGCCATCCCCGGCGGCAGCGGCAACTGGGGTGGTTCCTACCTGGCCATTCCGGAGCAGAGCACGAAGAAGAAGCAGGCCTTCGAGCTGCTGAAGTACCTCACCGGTAAGGAGGGCAGCCTGGCGAACTTCAAGGAGAAGGGCAACATGCCCTCCAACGTTCCGGCGCTGGACGACCCGCAGTTCAAGGACTCGACCAACGTGTACTTCAGCAACGCGCCGACCGGGACGATCTTCGGCACCAGCGTGAAGCAGCTCAAGCCGATCTACCTCGGCCCGAAGCACCAGCAACTGTGGGAGAACATCTTCGAGCCGCAGATGCAGGCCGCCGAGCAGGGCCGGTCGCCGGCTGACGCCGCCTGGCAGAAGGCGGTCGAGGAGGGCCGGAAGTTGGCCGAGGGCTAG
- a CDS encoding plasmid pRiA4b ORF-3 family protein: MPRQIFQLKVSLTDVTPAVWRRVLVPGGYTLDRVHRVIQHVMGWRDCHLHCFDIDGSQYGEPDPDGESALLDELDARLDAVVGKGGRFRYTYDFGDWWEHGVVVEDVFGADPDERYPVCVDGAQACPPEDVGGPFGYRVFLAAIADPTHPDHELMRGWIDGREFDRAAFDVGRATTLARRLA, encoded by the coding sequence ATGCCGCGTCAGATCTTCCAACTGAAGGTGTCCCTGACCGATGTCACGCCAGCCGTGTGGCGGCGGGTGCTGGTGCCCGGCGGTTACACCCTGGACCGAGTGCACCGGGTGATCCAGCACGTGATGGGGTGGCGGGACTGCCACCTGCACTGCTTCGACATCGACGGATCGCAGTACGGCGAGCCGGATCCGGACGGTGAGTCGGCCCTGCTCGACGAGTTGGACGCCCGGTTGGACGCGGTGGTGGGCAAGGGCGGCCGGTTTCGCTACACCTACGACTTCGGTGACTGGTGGGAGCACGGGGTCGTCGTCGAGGACGTCTTCGGTGCCGATCCCGACGAGCGTTACCCGGTCTGCGTCGACGGGGCCCAGGCCTGTCCGCCGGAGGACGTCGGCGGTCCCTTTGGTTACCGGGTCTTCCTGGCCGCGATCGCTGATCCGACCCACCCCGATCACGAACTGATGCGAGGCTGGATCGACGGCCGGGAGTTCGACCGGGCCGCTTTCGACGTCGGTCGCGCGACGACGCTGGCCCGTCGGTTGGCCTGA
- a CDS encoding pyrimidine reductase family protein, translating to MTGNIPIGQLMPDPAGPLDEADLINRYGRTTHPHLRINFVSSLDGAVTIDGYSAGLSSEPDKRVFGILRMVCDALLVGAGTLRIEGYRALRLDPRRRAWRQAHGLPEYPTLVVVSGSLDLTPTLAAFADAPVRPLVLTSASATAPPGLSDVADLVRCGTDRVDLTTGLAELHRRGLRQVLCEGGPLLFGTLTAADLVDEVCLTVAPILAGPGAGRITAGPAGPPRGLSLRHALATPDGTLLLRYARP from the coding sequence ATGACCGGAAATATCCCGATCGGCCAACTTATGCCCGATCCAGCGGGTCCGCTCGACGAGGCCGACCTGATCAACCGGTACGGCCGCACCACACATCCCCACCTGCGGATCAACTTCGTGTCGAGCCTCGACGGCGCGGTGACCATCGACGGCTACTCCGCCGGGCTCTCCAGCGAGCCGGACAAGCGGGTCTTCGGGATCCTGCGGATGGTCTGCGACGCCCTGCTGGTTGGTGCCGGCACGTTACGGATCGAGGGCTATCGGGCATTGCGCCTCGATCCACGCCGTCGAGCCTGGCGCCAGGCACACGGGCTGCCCGAATATCCCACGCTGGTGGTGGTCTCCGGTTCCCTGGACCTCACCCCCACCCTCGCCGCCTTCGCCGACGCCCCGGTCCGGCCGCTGGTGCTCACCTCCGCATCCGCCACCGCACCGCCCGGCCTCTCCGACGTCGCCGACCTGGTCCGCTGCGGTACGGACCGGGTCGACCTCACCACCGGGCTGGCCGAGTTGCACCGACGCGGACTGCGACAGGTGCTCTGTGAGGGCGGACCGCTGCTCTTCGGCACGCTCACCGCCGCCGACCTGGTCGACGAGGTCTGCCTGACCGTGGCCCCGATCCTGGCCGGCCCGGGGGCCGGTCGGATCACCGCCGGACCAGCCGGCCCACCGCGCGGTCTGTCCCTCCGGCACGCCCTGGCCACTCCGGACGGCACCCTGCTACTGCGCTACGCCCGTCCCTGA
- a CDS encoding RNA polymerase sigma factor — MRTDGHVEGLLRELAPQVLGVLVRRHGQFEECEDAVQEALLAAALGWPTEGVPDNPRGWLITVASRRLTDQWRAVAARRRREESAAVRMPADELVTAGPDVGHPADRDDSLILLFLCCHPALSPASQVALTLRAVGGLTTAQIAAAFLVPEATMAQRISRAKQRIRMSDLPLRMPEPAEWDDRLRVVLHVLYLIFNEGYTATSGPQLERVELSAEAIRLTRAVHRLLPDDGEVAGLLALMLFTQARSPARTRPDGSLVPLAEQDRSRWNTASIDEARALIAGTLARSPVGPYQLQAAIAAVHADARHPEETDWPQILALYRLLEAISPSPTVRLNRAVAVAMVHGPRAGLDLLVMLDADGGLAGQHRLDAVRAHLLEMVGEVAAAGDAYRRAARRTTSLPEQRYLDDRAARLVAGSGTGVAQ; from the coding sequence GTGAGAACGGACGGTCACGTCGAGGGCCTGCTACGCGAACTCGCACCCCAGGTCCTCGGCGTGCTCGTCCGGCGGCACGGACAGTTCGAGGAGTGCGAGGACGCCGTCCAGGAGGCCCTGCTCGCCGCCGCTCTCGGTTGGCCGACCGAGGGGGTGCCGGACAATCCCCGGGGCTGGCTGATCACGGTCGCGAGCCGCCGCTTGACCGACCAGTGGCGGGCAGTGGCGGCCCGGCGCCGTCGGGAGGAGAGCGCCGCCGTACGGATGCCGGCCGACGAACTCGTTACCGCGGGTCCTGACGTCGGCCATCCGGCGGACCGGGACGATTCGCTGATCCTGCTCTTCCTGTGTTGCCATCCGGCGCTCTCCCCGGCCTCGCAGGTCGCGTTGACGCTACGGGCGGTGGGCGGGCTGACCACGGCGCAGATCGCCGCCGCGTTTCTCGTGCCGGAGGCCACCATGGCCCAGCGGATCAGCCGGGCCAAGCAGCGCATCCGGATGTCCGATCTGCCGCTGAGGATGCCTGAGCCGGCCGAGTGGGACGACCGGCTGCGCGTGGTGCTGCACGTGCTCTATCTGATCTTCAACGAGGGATACACCGCCACGTCCGGGCCGCAGTTGGAACGGGTCGAGCTGTCCGCCGAGGCGATCCGGCTGACCCGGGCGGTGCACCGGTTGCTGCCCGACGACGGTGAGGTGGCCGGGCTGCTGGCCCTGATGCTCTTCACCCAGGCGCGTAGCCCGGCCCGGACCCGACCGGATGGCAGCCTGGTGCCACTCGCGGAGCAGGACCGGAGCCGGTGGAACACCGCGTCCATCGACGAGGCCCGTGCCCTCATCGCCGGGACGCTGGCCCGGTCGCCGGTCGGGCCGTACCAGTTGCAGGCGGCGATCGCGGCGGTGCACGCGGACGCGCGGCACCCGGAGGAGACCGACTGGCCGCAGATTCTGGCGTTGTACCGGCTGCTGGAGGCGATCTCGCCCAGCCCCACGGTGCGGCTCAACCGTGCGGTGGCGGTGGCCATGGTGCATGGCCCTCGGGCCGGGCTCGACCTGTTGGTGATGCTGGATGCCGACGGTGGGTTGGCGGGGCAGCACCGGCTCGACGCGGTCCGAGCCCATCTGCTGGAGATGGTGGGGGAGGTGGCGGCGGCCGGGGACGCCTACCGGCGGGCGGCCCGGCGTACGACCAGCCTCCCCGAGCAGCGCTACCTCGACGATCGGGCCGCCCGACTGGTGGCCGGGTCAGGGACGGGCGTAGCGCAGTAG
- a CDS encoding YciI family protein, whose protein sequence is MKYLLLIYQNRDSWNALPEAERLGAIAEAEAIMKELTESGEWISGDGLADPSQARTFRSRDGVPVLTDGPFVEAKEQLAGFCLLEFESPQRAAEIASRWPDARYAGVELRPLMGHSGAEM, encoded by the coding sequence GTGAAGTACCTGCTGCTGATCTATCAGAACCGGGATTCCTGGAACGCCCTGCCCGAGGCGGAGCGTCTCGGGGCGATTGCCGAGGCCGAGGCGATCATGAAGGAACTCACCGAGTCCGGCGAGTGGATCAGCGGGGATGGGCTGGCCGACCCGTCCCAGGCCCGGACCTTCCGGTCCCGCGACGGCGTACCGGTGCTGACCGACGGACCGTTCGTCGAGGCCAAGGAGCAGTTGGCCGGCTTCTGCCTGCTGGAGTTCGAGAGCCCGCAGCGGGCGGCTGAGATCGCTTCGCGCTGGCCGGACGCGCGCTACGCCGGGGTGGAGCTGCGGCCGTTGATGGGGCACTCCGGGGCGGAGATGTGA
- a CDS encoding MFS transporter: protein MYDPTGPEPGPRAGRREWIGLAVLALPTLLVSLDMSVLFLALPQLSEELGAGGNEQLWILDSYGFLVAGFLVTMGTLGDRIGRRRLLLIGASAFAAASVLAAYAPSTELLIAARALLGIAGATLMPSTLALIRNMFHDDRQRGVAIAVWMSCFMAGNTIGPLIGGVLLEWFWWGSVFLLGVPVMVLLVLTAPALLPEHRDPDPGRLDLISVALSLGAILPVVYGLKELATEGWRPGPAAAVVLGVALGWLFVRRQHRLPHPLLDLRLFADRTFRAALGINFLGAVLMSGTFLFIPLYLRLVEGLSPLQAGLWLVPQSLAMIASTQLTPYLAGRFRPAYVMAGALVVAAVGGLLLSQVGPVGGRTLLVVGFLLACVGVAPPSALATGLVVGSAPPGKAGATASVSETSGELGVALGLATLGSLGAAAYRDQLVLPDGVPGRLAETARESLAGAIAASGQLSTGSAAALVDSARGAFTSGLNVVGGVGALLFLALAILAVATLRRVDPTGQSHVDPPQTDSGSDSGEAVRSAPV, encoded by the coding sequence ATGTACGACCCGACCGGGCCGGAACCCGGCCCCCGCGCCGGGCGCCGGGAGTGGATCGGGCTGGCCGTACTGGCCCTGCCCACCCTGCTGGTGTCCCTTGACATGAGCGTGCTGTTCCTGGCGCTACCGCAACTGAGCGAGGAGTTGGGGGCCGGCGGCAACGAGCAGCTGTGGATCCTGGACAGCTACGGCTTCCTGGTCGCCGGGTTCCTGGTCACCATGGGCACGCTCGGTGACCGGATCGGCCGACGCCGGCTGCTGCTGATCGGGGCGAGCGCCTTTGCCGCCGCCTCGGTGCTGGCCGCGTACGCCCCCAGCACCGAGCTGCTGATCGCGGCGCGGGCCCTGCTGGGCATCGCCGGGGCGACGTTGATGCCATCGACACTGGCCCTGATCAGGAACATGTTCCACGACGACCGGCAACGCGGGGTGGCCATCGCGGTCTGGATGAGCTGCTTCATGGCCGGCAACACGATCGGGCCACTGATCGGTGGCGTACTACTGGAGTGGTTCTGGTGGGGCTCGGTCTTCCTGCTCGGCGTACCGGTGATGGTGTTGCTGGTGCTGACCGCGCCCGCGCTGCTGCCCGAACACCGTGACCCCGATCCCGGCCGGCTGGACCTGATCAGTGTGGCGCTGTCGTTGGGCGCGATCCTGCCGGTGGTCTACGGCCTGAAGGAGCTGGCCACGGAGGGCTGGCGCCCCGGCCCGGCGGCGGCCGTCGTGCTCGGCGTGGCACTGGGCTGGCTGTTCGTACGCCGCCAGCACCGGTTGCCCCACCCGCTGCTGGACCTGCGGCTCTTTGCCGATCGGACGTTCCGCGCCGCGCTGGGCATCAACTTCCTCGGCGCGGTGCTGATGTCGGGGACCTTCCTGTTCATCCCGCTCTACCTGCGGTTGGTGGAGGGGCTGTCCCCGTTGCAGGCCGGGCTCTGGCTGGTGCCGCAGTCACTGGCGATGATCGCCAGCACCCAGCTGACCCCGTACCTCGCGGGGCGGTTCCGTCCGGCGTACGTGATGGCGGGTGCGCTGGTGGTCGCCGCCGTCGGTGGCCTACTGCTCAGCCAGGTCGGACCGGTCGGTGGTCGGACGCTGCTGGTGGTCGGTTTCCTGCTGGCCTGTGTCGGTGTCGCCCCGCCCTCCGCACTGGCCACCGGCCTGGTCGTCGGCTCCGCCCCGCCGGGTAAGGCCGGGGCGACAGCATCCGTGTCGGAGACCAGCGGGGAACTCGGGGTGGCGCTCGGCCTGGCCACCCTGGGCAGCCTCGGTGCGGCCGCCTATCGTGATCAACTGGTTCTTCCGGATGGGGTGCCGGGTCGGCTCGCCGAGACCGCCCGGGAGAGCCTGGCGGGAGCGATCGCCGCCAGTGGTCAACTGTCCACCGGCTCGGCCGCCGCGCTCGTCGACAGTGCCCGGGGAGCCTTCACGAGCGGGCTCAACGTCGTGGGCGGGGTCGGCGCGCTCCTCTTCCTCGCCCTGGCCATCCTGGCGGTCGCCACCCTGCGGCGGGTGGATCCCACTGGTCAGTCCCACGTGGATCCGCCGCAGACCGACTCCGGCTCCGACTCCGGTGAGGCGGTCCGGTCCGCCCCGGTCTGA
- a CDS encoding alpha/beta fold hydrolase: MNKVTSADGTTVAAAHSGDGPAVVLVGGALQHRAIDPSTQQLVALLAPDFTVWHYERRGRGDSGDTLPYAVDREIEDLAAVIAAAGGSAAVYGMSSGAALALRAAASGLPITRLALYEPPLIVDESRPPLPADYLPRLAALPAAGRRGDAVALFMTDAVGVPAEEVAGMRQAPVWSAFEAVAHTLAYDGAVMGDTMSGQPLPTQWATSVTVPTLVIDGGASEGWARTSVAELAELLPAGQRRSLDGQTHAVDPAVLAPVLAEFLRG; this comes from the coding sequence ATGAACAAGGTAACTTCCGCTGACGGCACCACCGTCGCCGCCGCACACTCAGGGGACGGTCCGGCCGTCGTCCTGGTGGGCGGTGCCCTCCAGCACCGGGCGATCGACCCGAGTACGCAGCAACTGGTCGCGCTGCTCGCCCCGGACTTCACCGTCTGGCACTACGAACGTCGGGGGCGGGGCGACAGCGGCGACACCCTGCCGTACGCGGTCGACCGGGAGATCGAGGACCTCGCCGCGGTGATCGCGGCGGCCGGCGGCTCGGCGGCCGTCTACGGGATGTCCTCCGGCGCGGCGCTCGCCCTGCGGGCCGCCGCCAGCGGTTTGCCGATCACCCGCCTGGCGCTCTACGAGCCTCCGCTCATCGTCGACGAGAGCCGGCCCCCGCTGCCGGCCGACTACCTGCCCCGGCTCGCCGCGCTGCCGGCGGCCGGCCGCCGGGGCGACGCGGTCGCGCTGTTCATGACCGATGCGGTGGGCGTCCCCGCCGAGGAGGTCGCCGGAATGCGCCAGGCACCGGTCTGGTCGGCGTTCGAGGCAGTGGCGCACACGCTGGCCTACGACGGTGCCGTGATGGGCGACACCATGTCGGGTCAGCCACTGCCGACCCAGTGGGCGACCTCGGTCACCGTGCCCACACTGGTCATCGACGGTGGGGCGAGCGAGGGGTGGGCGCGGACCTCGGTGGCGGAGTTGGCGGAGCTGCTGCCGGCGGGGCAGCGGCGCAGCCTGGACGGTCAGACGCACGCGGTGGACCCGGCGGTCCTCGCTCCGGTGCTGGCGGAGTTCCTGCGCGGCTGA